One Heptranchias perlo isolate sHepPer1 chromosome 39, sHepPer1.hap1, whole genome shotgun sequence DNA segment encodes these proteins:
- the LOC137305030 gene encoding probable G-protein coupled receptor 139, whose product MGQPVIIQIENIYYPILATVGIPANLVTIVILSRGCCGLSNCITRYLVGMASGDLLILIFAIILYEIQDAYFPHSFLNYTPICRITIASILASYDFSIWLTVAFTFDRFIAICCQKLRTKYCTEKTAAVVIAVVCFFSVLENVPFYFAVEPREIINNVPWSCHMKSSFYTLPIWVAFLWLENILTPFLPFLLILLLNALTIRHIAMANRVRRGLRGNKDGENHNDPEMENRRRSMILLLAISGSFILLWMVSFIFYIYVQFADTQLLEANYDDPFTIMEQSGYMLRSLSSCTNTFIYAASQRKFRDELKNMIKRLLAPITCLFK is encoded by the coding sequence tgacaattgtgattctctcccgcGGATGCTGCGGCCTCTCCAATTGCATCACCCGTTACCTGGTGGGCATGGCGTCGGGGGATCTACTGATCCTGATATTTGCTATAATCCTGTATGAGATTCAAGATGCTTATTTCCCACATTCATTCCTGAACTACACTCCTATTTGTCGAATCACTATCGCCAGTATTCTTGCTTCCTATGATTTTTCTATCTGGTTaactgtcgctttcacctttgatagaTTCATCGCCATTTGTTGTCAAAAGTTgagaacaaaatattgcaccgaaaaAACTGCGGCTGTGGTTATAGCAGTAGTGTGTTTCTTCAGCGTTttagaaaatgttccattctaCTTTGCAGTTGAACCTCGGGAAATAATTAACAATGTACCATGGTCCTGCCATATGAAATCCAGCTTCTATACATTACCCATATGGGTAGCATTTTTGTGGTTGGAAAATATTTTAACCCCATTTCTTCCATTTTTGTTGATTCTACTGCTCAATGCTCTGACCATCAGGCACATTGCAATGGCCAATAGAGTGAGGAGGGGACTCCGAGGAAACAAGGATGGTGAAAATCAcaatgatccagagatggagaaccgaaggaggtCGATGATTTTACTGCTCGCCATAtctggcagttttatactgttatggatgGTATCattcatattttatatttatgtacaATTTGCAGACACCCAACTTTTAGAAGCAAATTACGACGACCCTTTCACCATTATGGAACAATCCGGGTACATGCTTAGGTCtttgagttcctgcacaaacacgtttaTTTATGCAGCGTCCCAGAGAAAATTCAGAGATGAGCTGAAGAATATGATTAAGCGACTCCTGGCTCCAATAACCTGTTTATTTAAGTAA